From Streptomyces sp. NBC_00690, a single genomic window includes:
- the rimO gene encoding 30S ribosomal protein S12 methylthiotransferase RimO yields the protein MPERRTVALVTLGCARNEVDSEELAGRLAADGWELVQEASDADVAVVNTCGFVEAAKKDSVDALLEANDLKDHGRTQAVVAVGCMAERYGKELAEALPEADGVLGFDDYADISDRLQTILNGGIHASHTPRDRRKLLPLSPAERQQASTASEVALPGHGAPTDLPEGVAPVSGPRAPLRRRLGTSPVASVKLASGCDRRCSFCAIPSFRGSFISRRPSDVLGETRWLAEQGVKEVMLVSENNTSYGKDLGDIRLLETLLPELAAVDGIERVRVSYLQPAEMRPGLIDVLTSTPKIAPYFDLSFQHSAPSVLRSMRRFGDTERFWELLETIRGKAPQAGVRSNFIVGFPGESESDFAELERFLTGARLDAIGVFGYSDEDGTEAASYENKLDDDVIAERLAHLSRLAEELTAQRAEERLGESLEVLVESIGGADGDERAVGRAAHQAPETDGQIVFTASEGLVPGRMVRAKVVATEGVDLVAEYCGLPGDDLDGDLVPVGAAARSAEGGARPIPVEGAGR from the coding sequence ATGCCCGAACGCCGTACCGTCGCCCTTGTCACTCTTGGCTGCGCCCGTAACGAGGTGGACTCGGAGGAGCTCGCAGGCCGCTTGGCAGCGGATGGCTGGGAGCTCGTCCAGGAAGCCTCCGATGCGGACGTCGCCGTCGTCAACACCTGCGGGTTCGTCGAGGCCGCGAAGAAGGACTCCGTCGACGCGCTCCTCGAAGCGAACGATCTGAAGGACCACGGCAGAACCCAGGCCGTGGTCGCCGTCGGTTGCATGGCCGAGCGGTACGGCAAGGAACTCGCCGAAGCGCTGCCCGAAGCCGACGGCGTGCTCGGGTTCGACGACTACGCCGACATCTCCGACCGGCTCCAGACCATTCTCAACGGCGGAATCCACGCCTCCCACACCCCGCGCGACCGACGCAAACTCCTGCCGCTCAGCCCTGCCGAGCGGCAGCAGGCGTCCACGGCCTCGGAAGTGGCGCTCCCCGGCCACGGGGCACCCACCGATCTGCCCGAGGGCGTGGCACCGGTCTCCGGCCCGCGTGCGCCGCTGCGCCGCAGGCTGGGCACCAGCCCGGTCGCGTCCGTGAAGCTGGCCTCCGGCTGCGACCGTCGCTGCTCCTTCTGCGCGATCCCCTCGTTCCGCGGCTCCTTCATCTCCCGGCGACCCAGCGATGTCCTCGGTGAGACCCGCTGGCTGGCGGAGCAGGGGGTGAAGGAGGTCATGCTGGTCTCCGAGAACAACACCTCGTACGGCAAGGACCTGGGCGACATCCGGTTGCTGGAGACGCTGCTGCCCGAGCTGGCGGCCGTGGACGGCATCGAGCGGGTGCGGGTCAGCTACCTTCAGCCCGCCGAGATGCGGCCCGGGCTGATCGACGTGCTCACTTCGACGCCGAAGATCGCCCCGTACTTCGACCTCTCCTTCCAGCACTCCGCTCCCAGCGTGCTCCGCTCGATGCGGCGGTTCGGTGACACCGAGCGCTTCTGGGAGCTGCTGGAGACGATCCGGGGCAAGGCGCCGCAGGCCGGCGTCCGGTCCAACTTCATCGTGGGCTTCCCCGGGGAGAGCGAGTCGGACTTCGCCGAGTTGGAGCGCTTCTTGACGGGCGCGCGGCTGGATGCCATCGGCGTCTTCGGCTACTCGGACGAGGACGGCACCGAGGCGGCCTCCTACGAGAACAAACTCGACGACGACGTGATCGCCGAACGGCTGGCGCATCTGTCCCGGCTCGCCGAGGAGCTCACCGCGCAGCGTGCGGAGGAGCGCCTCGGGGAGAGCCTGGAGGTGCTCGTCGAATCCATCGGGGGTGCGGACGGCGACGAGCGAGCGGTGGGCCGGGCGGCGCACCAGGCACCCGAGACCGACGGGCAGATCGTCTTCACCGCGAGTGAGGGCTTGGTGCCCGGCCGTATGGTCAGGGCGAAGGTCGTCGCCACGGAAGGCGTCGACCTGGTGGCCGAATACTGCGGTCTGCCCGGCGATGACCTCGACGGCGACCTCGTCCCGGTCGGGGCGGCTGCTCGGTCGGCGGAGGGCGGCGCCCGCCCGATTCCGGTCGAGGGGGCGGGCAGATGA
- the pgsA gene encoding CDP-diacylglycerol--glycerol-3-phosphate 3-phosphatidyltransferase codes for MTGVPASTGGGTGKPVPGGKLGAAAVNQASLWNIANILTMVRLVLVPGFVFLMLQDGGYDPVWRAWAWAAFAVAMITDIFDGHLARTYNLVTDFGKIADPIADKAIMASGLICLSALGDLPWWVTGVVLFRELGITLMRFWVIRHGVIPASRGGKLKTLAQGTAVGMYVLALTGPLATMRFWVMAVAVLLTVITGLDYVRQAIVMRRRGLAKARGAVGGGR; via the coding sequence ATGACCGGAGTGCCGGCTTCCACGGGGGGCGGCACCGGTAAGCCCGTACCCGGCGGCAAGCTGGGTGCCGCAGCGGTCAATCAGGCCAGTCTGTGGAACATCGCCAACATCCTCACCATGGTCCGGTTGGTCCTGGTGCCGGGCTTCGTCTTTCTGATGCTCCAGGACGGGGGATACGACCCGGTCTGGCGCGCCTGGGCGTGGGCCGCGTTCGCGGTGGCCATGATCACCGACATCTTCGACGGACACCTCGCCCGGACCTACAACCTCGTCACCGACTTCGGGAAGATCGCCGATCCGATCGCCGACAAGGCGATCATGGCCTCCGGGCTCATCTGTCTTTCGGCGCTCGGCGACCTGCCGTGGTGGGTGACCGGGGTCGTTCTCTTCCGTGAGCTGGGCATCACCTTGATGCGGTTCTGGGTGATCCGTCATGGCGTCATTCCGGCCAGCCGCGGCGGAAAACTGAAGACGCTCGCCCAGGGCACGGCGGTCGGCATGTACGTCCTCGCGCTGACGGGCCCGTTGGCCACGATGCGCTTCTGGGTGATGGCGGTCGCCGTGCTGCTGACGGTGATCACCGGACTCGATTACGTGCGACAGGCGATCGTGATGCGCCGCAGAGGGCTAGCCAAGGCCCGCGGTGCGGTCGGTGGAGGACGATGA
- a CDS encoding CinA family protein, with protein sequence MKAAAEILAVLAERGQTVAVAESLTGGLVAAELTAVPGASAAFRGSVTAYATALKHTVLHVDAALLAERGAVDPQVAQQMARGVRTLLGASWGIATTGVAGPEPQDGKPVGTVYVAVAGPTGTGNVAALRLNGSRAEIRRESVRSVLGLLADELRGNARAQDTEQNGGN encoded by the coding sequence ATGAAGGCGGCTGCCGAGATCCTGGCCGTGCTTGCGGAGCGTGGTCAGACGGTCGCCGTGGCGGAGTCCCTCACGGGCGGACTGGTCGCGGCGGAACTGACGGCCGTTCCGGGGGCGTCAGCGGCCTTTCGCGGCTCGGTGACCGCCTATGCGACCGCCCTGAAGCACACCGTGCTCCATGTCGACGCGGCCCTCCTGGCGGAGCGCGGTGCAGTGGACCCGCAGGTGGCACAGCAGATGGCCAGGGGAGTGCGCACCCTGCTGGGGGCCTCATGGGGCATCGCCACCACCGGAGTGGCCGGACCCGAACCGCAGGACGGCAAGCCGGTGGGGACGGTCTACGTGGCCGTTGCAGGCCCGACCGGAACAGGGAATGTGGCCGCACTGAGGTTGAACGGGAGCCGGGCGGAAATCCGTAGAGAGAGTGTACGGAGCGTGCTCGGACTCCTCGCCGATGAACTCCGCGGGAATGCGCGGGCACAGGATACGGAACAGAACGGGGGGAATTGA